Proteins found in one Bordetella genomosp. 9 genomic segment:
- a CDS encoding aspartate/glutamate racemase family protein translates to MRPILLINPNSSEATTSMMHGILRAALPAAIAMASETAKRGAPMITTPADLAIAAEEVLRIGTERADEVSAIIVGAFGDPGLDALRAAVTIPVTGLGVASLRLAAEGGRRFGVATTTPGLGTSIAGAVERLGLTALFTGTRLAASDPLALASKPGQQEEELAQAVRACIEMDGAAAVVIGGGPLSAAAAKLAPRFTVPIISPVEAAAVEVRRLLALD, encoded by the coding sequence ATGCGCCCCATCCTGCTGATCAACCCCAACTCGTCGGAAGCCACCACGTCGATGATGCACGGCATCCTGCGCGCTGCCCTGCCGGCGGCAATCGCCATGGCAAGCGAGACGGCAAAGCGCGGCGCGCCCATGATCACGACGCCCGCCGACCTTGCCATCGCCGCCGAAGAAGTCCTCAGGATAGGCACCGAAAGGGCCGATGAAGTGTCGGCCATCATCGTGGGCGCATTCGGTGATCCAGGTCTGGACGCCCTGCGCGCCGCGGTGACCATCCCCGTGACCGGCTTGGGCGTGGCGTCCTTGCGCCTGGCGGCCGAGGGTGGCCGCCGATTCGGGGTGGCGACGACAACGCCGGGCCTTGGAACCTCGATAGCGGGGGCTGTTGAGCGACTGGGGCTGACGGCGCTCTTCACCGGCACGCGGCTCGCGGCGAGCGACCCTTTGGCGCTGGCGAGTAAGCCTGGACAGCAGGAAGAGGAACTGGCGCAGGCCGTGCGCGCATGCATTGAGATGGATGGCGCCGCTGCTGTCGTGATAGGCGGTGGTCCCTTGTCCGCGGCGGCGGCGAAGCTGGCGCCGAGGTTCACGGTCCCTATCATCTCACCGGTCGAAGCCGCGGCAGTTGAAGTGCGTAGGCTGCTCGCCTTGGATTGA
- a CDS encoding GntR family transcriptional regulator produces MKDQEEAIYATISRALLAGELAPGSPLRETALAEVFGVSRERMRRILLRLGSNQLIELIRNRGAFVAAPSLAQAREIYEARRILEGGIASHLASSLSAQDIERLQAHLDSENAAQEGGDRAESVRLSAEFHVLLAEATRSAFVLQQVQELVSRTSMLVAVFEPARASQCACDEHRDIFTALLSGDGAAAARSMRTHLSLIETRLRPGVAAPPKDPVATLSAMWAARQAAVSAGAPADQTPP; encoded by the coding sequence ATGAAAGACCAGGAAGAGGCGATCTACGCAACCATCTCCCGCGCACTGCTTGCGGGAGAACTGGCGCCCGGTTCGCCGCTGCGCGAGACCGCGCTCGCCGAGGTCTTCGGAGTAAGCCGCGAGCGCATGCGCAGGATCCTGCTGCGCCTGGGCAGCAACCAGCTTATCGAGTTGATCCGCAATCGCGGCGCTTTTGTCGCGGCCCCATCGCTGGCGCAGGCGCGCGAGATTTATGAGGCGCGGCGCATACTCGAAGGAGGCATCGCCAGCCATCTGGCGTCGAGCTTGAGCGCGCAGGATATCGAGCGCCTGCAGGCGCACCTGGACAGCGAAAATGCAGCCCAGGAAGGCGGCGACCGCGCGGAATCGGTGCGGCTGTCGGCGGAGTTTCATGTCCTGCTGGCAGAGGCCACGCGCAGCGCCTTCGTGCTGCAACAGGTGCAGGAACTGGTCAGCCGGACGTCCATGCTGGTGGCGGTGTTCGAGCCGGCGCGGGCATCGCAATGCGCCTGCGACGAGCACCGCGATATCTTCACGGCCCTGCTGTCGGGCGACGGCGCCGCCGCGGCACGAAGCATGCGCACCCATCTTTCGCTGATCGAGACACGCTTGAGGCCGGGTGTCGCCGCCCCGCCCAAGGATCCAGTGGCAACCTTGAGCGCCATGTGGGCAGCGCGTCAGGCTGCTGTAAGCGCCGGCGCGCCCGCGGACCAAACGCCGCCCTGA
- a CDS encoding polysaccharide deacetylase family protein yields MSAPESILASTPAARDFIGYGNRPPAVRWPGDARVAVSFVVNFEEGAEFSMTDGDPRNEGIYEVIDPQPTPDACIDSHFEYGTRVAYWRIDELFARYDKFYTLSACGRAVERSPWLARHATERGHELSAHGWRWQKHAGLDEAEERDLIARTRQAIEAATGRAPVGWHTRSNPSANTRRLLAEAGFLYDSDAYNDDTPYILPVAGRRHVVLPYAFDTNDMQFQNTQRFDTGDAFANYVCAAYDWLSREGATQPRMLSIGLHLRMIGRPARMGALERILRHIVESGGAWVATREQIARHWLSHAG; encoded by the coding sequence ATGAGTGCACCCGAATCCATCCTCGCTTCAACCCCTGCCGCACGCGACTTCATAGGCTACGGCAACCGTCCACCCGCCGTGCGCTGGCCGGGCGATGCACGCGTCGCCGTCTCCTTTGTCGTCAACTTCGAGGAAGGCGCGGAGTTCTCCATGACCGATGGCGACCCGCGCAATGAAGGGATCTACGAAGTGATCGATCCGCAGCCGACACCGGACGCGTGCATCGATAGCCATTTCGAGTACGGCACCCGCGTCGCCTACTGGCGCATCGACGAGCTGTTCGCGCGCTATGACAAGTTCTACACGCTGAGCGCCTGCGGCCGGGCGGTAGAGCGCTCGCCCTGGCTTGCGCGGCACGCGACCGAACGCGGCCATGAGCTGTCGGCGCACGGCTGGCGCTGGCAGAAGCATGCCGGGCTGGACGAAGCCGAAGAGCGCGATCTCATCGCACGCACCCGGCAGGCCATCGAGGCAGCCACCGGACGCGCCCCCGTCGGCTGGCACACGCGCTCCAATCCGTCGGCGAACACGCGTCGACTGCTCGCCGAAGCAGGCTTCCTGTATGACAGCGACGCCTACAACGACGACACGCCCTACATCCTGCCGGTCGCGGGACGCCGCCACGTGGTGCTGCCTTACGCTTTCGATACCAACGACATGCAATTCCAGAACACCCAGCGCTTCGACACGGGCGACGCGTTCGCCAACTACGTCTGCGCGGCCTATGACTGGCTGAGCCGTGAAGGCGCGACGCAGCCGCGCATGCTGTCGATCGGCCTGCACCTGCGCATGATAGGCCGGCCGGCGCGCATGGGCGCGTTGGAGCGTATCCTGCGGCACATCGTGGAATCCGGCGGCGCCTGGGTGGCGACGCGCGAACAGATCGCCCGGCACTGGTTGAGCCATGCCGGGTGA
- a CDS encoding ABC transporter permease produces the protein MSTDRLTRAGGGLLLLVAIFMLAPLVVVVLVSFSSSPVFNLPAPQWSLRWYQAVLHKDGLGQTLLLSVNVALASTAAALVLGTLCALAIAHGRFKGRDALLAFLVSPLLMPGLVIGVALLQLLRELGLRDVLSALIIGHIVITLPYVIRTVHASLALFDMRLLEAARTLGLSPAQAVLKVMVPALAPAFLTSGLFAFLASMDNYPISIFLTDARQKTLPIEILRYLEESPDPTIAALSAGLILLAIIVLFITERLVGMRRLAQF, from the coding sequence ATGAGCACCGACAGACTCACGCGCGCGGGCGGCGGCCTCCTGCTGCTGGTGGCCATCTTCATGCTGGCGCCGCTGGTCGTGGTGGTGCTGGTTTCCTTCAGCAGCTCTCCAGTCTTCAACCTGCCCGCGCCGCAATGGTCGCTGCGGTGGTACCAGGCCGTGTTGCACAAGGACGGCCTGGGCCAGACGCTGCTGTTGTCCGTGAACGTCGCGCTGGCGTCCACGGCCGCCGCCCTGGTGCTGGGCACGCTGTGCGCGCTTGCCATCGCGCACGGACGCTTCAAGGGGCGCGACGCGCTACTGGCCTTCCTGGTATCGCCGTTGTTGATGCCGGGCCTGGTCATCGGCGTGGCGCTGCTGCAGTTGCTGCGCGAGCTTGGGCTGCGCGACGTGTTGAGCGCCCTCATCATCGGCCACATCGTGATCACCCTGCCCTATGTCATCCGCACGGTGCACGCCAGCCTGGCGCTGTTCGACATGCGGCTCCTGGAGGCGGCGCGCACGCTAGGCCTGTCGCCCGCGCAAGCGGTGTTGAAGGTGATGGTGCCGGCGCTGGCGCCCGCCTTTCTCACGTCCGGCCTGTTCGCCTTCCTGGCGTCGATGGACAACTACCCGATCTCGATCTTCCTGACAGACGCGCGGCAGAAAACGCTGCCGATCGAGATCCTGCGCTACCTTGAAGAGTCGCCCGATCCCACCATCGCCGCGCTGTCCGCCGGCCTGATCCTGCTTGCCATCATCGTGCTGTTCATCACCGAACGGCTGGTGGGCATGCGCCGCCTGGCCCAATTCTGA
- a CDS encoding ABC transporter permease, with amino-acid sequence MSEAGTSTPISPAALAAPAAPASGRKTGAPRFGIGWLALPGVGYLMLVFALPLVFLLATSLRATDGGFSLGGYTAFFSDAYHLTVIWNTVKIAGIVTGICLLIGYPVAFAMARASLAVQGLMFLVLILPLSVGVVVKSFAWTILLRSNGLLNMTLMKLGLIDDPLKLLFNERGLVITAVHVFLPFMVLPIFTVARQIDRRLTDAAATLGAGAMYKFRHVVWPLSVPGVITGCTFVFSMAVSMYVIPALVVGDRFQTLPALVARAYLFMRDRQAGSTMAVVLLAMAVLIVLISSWLARRVDARLGAAHKGTS; translated from the coding sequence ATGAGCGAAGCAGGCACCTCAACCCCCATCTCCCCCGCCGCCCTGGCCGCCCCGGCCGCCCCGGCATCGGGCCGCAAGACCGGCGCGCCGCGCTTCGGCATCGGTTGGCTCGCCTTACCCGGCGTCGGCTACCTGATGCTGGTCTTCGCGCTGCCGCTGGTTTTCCTGCTGGCGACCAGCCTGCGCGCCACGGACGGCGGTTTCAGCCTGGGCGGCTACACCGCCTTTTTCAGCGATGCCTATCATCTGACCGTGATCTGGAATACGGTGAAGATCGCCGGCATCGTCACTGGCATCTGCCTGCTGATCGGCTACCCCGTGGCCTTTGCGATGGCGCGCGCGTCACTGGCCGTACAGGGCCTGATGTTCCTGGTCCTTATCCTGCCGCTATCGGTGGGCGTCGTGGTGAAGAGCTTCGCATGGACCATCCTGCTGCGCAGCAACGGCCTGCTCAACATGACCCTGATGAAACTCGGGCTGATCGACGATCCGCTCAAGCTGCTGTTCAACGAGCGCGGCCTGGTGATCACCGCCGTCCACGTGTTCCTGCCCTTCATGGTGCTGCCCATCTTCACCGTGGCGCGGCAGATCGATCGGCGCTTGACCGACGCGGCCGCCACGCTGGGCGCGGGTGCGATGTACAAGTTCCGGCACGTCGTCTGGCCCCTTTCCGTGCCCGGCGTCATCACCGGCTGCACCTTCGTGTTTTCGATGGCGGTATCCATGTACGTGATACCCGCGCTGGTGGTGGGCGATCGCTTCCAGACCCTGCCGGCGCTCGTGGCGCGCGCCTATCTGTTCATGCGCGACCGCCAGGCCGGTTCGACCATGGCGGTCGTGCTCCTGGCAATGGCCGTGCTGATCGTTCTCATCAGCAGTTGGCTTGCACGCCGCGTCGACGCCCGCCTGGGGGCCGCACACAAGGGGACCTCATGA
- the ccmA gene encoding heme ABC exporter ATP-binding protein CcmA, producing the protein MSALHLAGVTKRYGRQTVVDGLDLSVASGEFLSLLGPSGCGKTTLLRLIAGLTPCDDGSITVDGTDLTRVAAHRRNIGVVFQNYALFPHLTVAENIAFGLKAHGLPRDERAPRVRAALQSVQLGALADRPVAALSGGQQQRVAVARALATRPRLILLDEPLSALDRKLREHMQIELRRILRDAGITAIFVTHDQDEALVMSDRIALMNRGVIEQLDVPEAIYAKPRTLFALNFVGLSSQFEGQVETATDGMVSVKTPHGSMTAPSTAAVGSRVVLAVRPESIGLGDAAAAGGHANTLRMKVSDTAYLGARRLIYFDGDAAASTVAGPQKIVAELPAQTGLAPRPGDSLALGWPVAQTLVFPAPEAS; encoded by the coding sequence ATGAGTGCCCTGCACCTGGCTGGCGTCACCAAGCGCTACGGCCGCCAGACGGTCGTCGACGGACTCGACCTGTCGGTGGCCTCGGGCGAGTTTCTCTCGCTGCTGGGCCCATCGGGTTGCGGCAAGACCACCTTGCTGCGCCTGATCGCGGGCCTGACCCCCTGCGACGACGGCAGCATCACCGTCGATGGCACGGATCTCACCCGCGTTGCGGCGCACCGCCGCAACATCGGGGTGGTGTTCCAGAACTACGCCCTCTTTCCGCACCTGACCGTGGCGGAGAACATCGCCTTCGGCCTGAAGGCGCACGGGCTGCCGCGCGACGAGCGCGCGCCCAGGGTGCGCGCGGCATTGCAGTCGGTGCAGCTAGGCGCGCTGGCCGACCGCCCTGTCGCCGCGCTGTCGGGCGGCCAGCAGCAACGCGTGGCCGTAGCCCGCGCACTGGCGACGCGGCCACGCCTGATCCTGCTGGACGAACCGCTTTCCGCCCTGGACCGCAAGCTGCGCGAACACATGCAGATCGAATTGCGGCGCATCCTGCGCGATGCCGGCATCACCGCCATCTTCGTGACGCACGACCAGGACGAAGCACTGGTCATGTCGGACCGTATCGCCTTGATGAACCGCGGCGTCATCGAGCAGCTCGACGTGCCGGAAGCCATCTACGCCAAGCCGCGCACCCTGTTCGCGCTGAATTTCGTCGGGCTGTCCAGCCAGTTCGAAGGCCAGGTGGAGACCGCCACGGACGGGATGGTCAGCGTGAAAACGCCGCATGGATCGATGACGGCGCCTTCGACCGCCGCCGTGGGCAGCCGCGTGGTGTTGGCCGTGCGGCCGGAGTCCATCGGCCTGGGCGACGCGGCGGCAGCCGGAGGCCATGCCAATACGCTGCGGATGAAGGTCAGCGATACGGCCTACCTGGGCGCGCGCCGCCTGATCTACTTCGATGGCGATGCGGCCGCAAGCACCGTTGCGGGTCCGCAGAAGATCGTGGCCGAACTGCCGGCCCAGACGGGCCTTGCCCCGCGCCCGGGCGACAGTCTCGCGCTGGGTTGGCCCGTCGCGCAAACACTGGTGTTCCCCGCGCCGGAGGCATCATGA
- a CDS encoding ABC transporter substrate-binding protein codes for MKSASSVKRRSIIKGLLAAPLAAAPLWARAQNKGKELVVGGAGSHKAFLDPLIPVFEKQTGCKVLFEGTRSLVNLEKMVNNKGHQYMSVVLMDDPVMIQAVKEGVLDKITAAQVPSLAKLKPGTVHMDGMWANYMQSTTGVAINTAQVRQVPSYADLWTPAYKGKLIIPSLQNTEGLAMFLVAAALESGKSMKEAQYEPDAAFRKLKALKPNLLTVYTQLPQALNLLEQGEATAIGGMIGFNAFERKAKGAPIDLVLPKEGGMAMPTGIAKVKGGPESALADAFIEAMLGAWQKQIADISLALPANTTVAAPDGVPKGDVFIPDWNYISEQRKGWVERWDREMAL; via the coding sequence ATGAAATCGGCATCAAGCGTCAAACGCAGGAGCATCATCAAGGGCCTGCTCGCGGCCCCGCTGGCGGCCGCACCACTTTGGGCGCGTGCACAAAACAAGGGCAAGGAACTCGTGGTCGGCGGGGCCGGCAGCCACAAGGCCTTCCTCGATCCACTCATACCGGTGTTCGAGAAACAGACCGGCTGCAAGGTGCTGTTCGAAGGCACCCGTTCGCTGGTCAACCTGGAAAAGATGGTGAACAACAAAGGCCATCAGTACATGTCCGTGGTCCTGATGGATGACCCGGTGATGATCCAGGCCGTCAAGGAAGGCGTGCTGGACAAGATCACGGCCGCCCAGGTGCCCAGCCTGGCCAAGCTCAAGCCCGGCACGGTGCACATGGATGGCATGTGGGCCAATTACATGCAGTCCACCACCGGCGTGGCGATCAACACCGCGCAAGTCCGCCAGGTCCCCAGCTATGCCGACCTGTGGACGCCCGCCTACAAGGGCAAGCTGATCATCCCCTCGCTCCAGAACACCGAAGGCCTGGCGATGTTCCTCGTCGCCGCCGCGCTCGAATCCGGCAAGTCGATGAAGGAAGCCCAGTACGAGCCCGACGCCGCCTTCCGCAAGCTCAAGGCGCTCAAGCCGAACCTGCTGACCGTCTACACGCAACTGCCGCAGGCCCTCAATCTGCTGGAGCAGGGGGAAGCCACCGCCATCGGCGGCATGATCGGCTTCAATGCCTTCGAGCGCAAAGCCAAGGGCGCGCCCATCGATCTGGTGCTGCCCAAGGAAGGCGGCATGGCCATGCCCACCGGTATCGCCAAGGTCAAGGGCGGCCCCGAATCCGCACTCGCCGACGCATTCATCGAGGCCATGCTCGGCGCCTGGCAAAAGCAGATCGCGGACATCTCGCTGGCCTTGCCCGCCAATACGACCGTGGCCGCGCCCGATGGCGTGCCCAAGGGCGACGTGTTCATTCCCGATTGGAACTACATCAGCGAGCAACGCAAGGGCTGGGTTGAACGCTGGGACCGCGAGATGGCGCTATGA
- a CDS encoding Type 1 glutamine amidotransferase-like domain-containing protein, producing the protein MRMYLSSFDLGACPERLVSLVGEGRRAAIVVNALDHRPEARASWLESQSRKLAALGFHVTELDLRQYFDAPQELNAELAKLDLVWVNGGNAFLLRRAMKQSGFDVRIVELLKRDAIVYAGFSAAVVITSTNLRALDQVSNPREIADGYVPAVVWEGLGLLPYSIVVHFESDHPESAAVNAEVEFYERHGVPYRTLRDGEALVIDGEGCGIAGGTDG; encoded by the coding sequence ATGCGCATGTATCTTTCGTCCTTCGACCTCGGCGCTTGTCCCGAGCGGCTGGTATCGCTGGTTGGCGAGGGTAGGCGGGCGGCTATTGTTGTCAATGCGCTGGACCACCGTCCGGAAGCGCGGGCGTCCTGGCTGGAAAGCCAGAGCCGGAAGCTCGCGGCTCTTGGATTCCATGTCACCGAGCTGGATTTACGTCAGTACTTTGACGCGCCGCAGGAATTGAACGCAGAGCTGGCGAAATTGGACCTGGTGTGGGTCAACGGCGGAAACGCTTTTCTGCTGCGCAGGGCGATGAAGCAGAGCGGCTTCGACGTGCGAATCGTGGAGCTTTTGAAGCGTGACGCGATCGTCTATGCGGGATTCAGCGCGGCCGTGGTTATTACGTCGACGAATCTGCGCGCGCTAGACCAGGTCAGCAATCCAAGGGAGATTGCCGACGGATATGTCCCGGCCGTGGTTTGGGAAGGCTTGGGGCTGTTGCCCTATTCGATCGTCGTTCACTTCGAATCGGACCACCCGGAGTCGGCCGCGGTGAATGCGGAAGTCGAATTCTATGAGCGACACGGTGTTCCGTATCGCACCTTGCGCGATGGCGAGGCATTGGTGATCGACGGAGAAGGGTGTGGTATTGCGGGCGGGACTGACGGGTAA
- the puuE gene encoding allantoinase PuuE, whose translation MTDSHAGPYPRDLIGHGAKPPFADWPGGARIAVQFVLNYEEGAESSVLDGDAASERFLSEIVGAEAYPARHMSMESIYEYGSRVGVWRILREFERRGLPLTIFGVALALQRNPDVARACVDLGHEIACHGWRWLHYQNIDEATEREHMRLATESLRELTSGLWPLGWYTGRDSPNTRRLLVEQGGYEYDSDYYGDDLPFWTRVTSSDGKASPHLVVPYTLDTNDMRFATPQGFNTATHFYEYLRDSFDVLYAEGAEMPRMLSIGMHCRLLGRPGRFVALQRFLDHVQAHDKVWVCRRIDIARHWAGRHPA comes from the coding sequence ATGACAGACTCTCATGCAGGCCCCTATCCACGCGACCTGATCGGCCACGGCGCCAAGCCGCCGTTCGCCGACTGGCCCGGCGGCGCCCGCATCGCCGTGCAATTCGTCCTGAACTACGAAGAAGGCGCCGAAAGCTCCGTCCTGGACGGCGACGCAGCATCCGAGCGCTTTCTTTCGGAAATCGTCGGCGCCGAAGCCTATCCCGCCCGCCATATGAGCATGGAGTCGATATACGAATACGGCTCCCGCGTCGGTGTATGGCGGATCCTGCGCGAGTTCGAGCGCCGCGGCCTGCCACTGACGATCTTCGGCGTCGCCCTGGCCCTGCAACGCAACCCGGACGTCGCCCGCGCCTGCGTCGACCTCGGCCACGAGATCGCCTGCCACGGCTGGCGTTGGCTGCATTACCAGAACATCGATGAAGCCACCGAGCGCGAACACATGCGCTTGGCGACGGAGAGCCTGCGCGAGCTGACCAGCGGCCTGTGGCCGCTGGGCTGGTACACCGGCCGCGACAGCCCCAACACCCGCCGCCTGCTGGTCGAACAGGGCGGCTACGAGTATGACAGCGACTACTACGGCGACGACCTGCCGTTCTGGACGCGCGTCACAAGCTCGGACGGGAAAGCGTCGCCGCACTTAGTCGTCCCGTACACCCTGGACACCAACGACATGCGCTTCGCCACCCCGCAAGGGTTCAACACCGCGACGCACTTCTATGAATACCTGCGCGACAGCTTCGACGTGCTGTACGCCGAAGGCGCCGAAATGCCGCGGATGCTGTCGATAGGCATGCACTGCCGGCTGCTTGGGCGCCCGGGACGTTTTGTCGCCCTGCAGCGGTTTCTGGATCATGTGCAGGCTCATGACAAGGTATGGGTGTGCCGGCGCATCGATATCGCCCGGCATTGGGCGGGGCGGCATCCGGCTTGA
- a CDS encoding aspartate/glutamate racemase family protein has product MRLLVLNPNTSRAVSDRLRTVLSSGLTSGEQLRVDTAASGLPYIGDVAAMAVGAQAARARLRDVMAEDHRFDVVVLGCFADLDTTGLQALAGRPAVSLLGASVRMAARAGQRWSAVTAGAGWRTLLPDMFATAIQAQAVRGSLVSVRTFETQDPAIAGDPPRMQAEIGRLAQLCADEDHADVIIVGGAGLGGLAPTAPVGRNGITVLDSVMCGLHIARELMVRGSQP; this is encoded by the coding sequence ATGCGCCTGCTCGTCCTCAACCCCAACACGTCCCGGGCGGTCAGCGACCGCCTGCGTACGGTGTTGTCGTCCGGCCTGACATCGGGCGAACAGCTCCGCGTCGACACCGCCGCCAGCGGCTTGCCCTATATCGGCGACGTTGCCGCCATGGCGGTCGGCGCGCAGGCCGCGCGTGCGCGCCTGCGAGACGTCATGGCCGAGGACCACAGGTTCGACGTGGTGGTGCTCGGCTGCTTCGCGGACCTGGACACCACGGGCTTGCAGGCCCTGGCGGGCCGGCCTGCCGTCAGCCTGCTGGGCGCCTCCGTCAGGATGGCTGCCCGCGCAGGCCAGCGCTGGTCGGCGGTCACGGCCGGTGCGGGATGGCGTACGCTACTGCCCGATATGTTCGCCACAGCCATCCAGGCCCAAGCCGTACGGGGATCCTTGGTCAGCGTACGCACCTTCGAAACCCAGGATCCCGCCATCGCCGGCGACCCGCCGCGCATGCAGGCGGAGATCGGACGGCTCGCGCAACTTTGCGCCGACGAGGACCACGCCGACGTTATCATCGTCGGCGGCGCGGGGCTGGGAGGCTTGGCGCCGACCGCTCCCGTAGGGCGCAACGGGATCACGGTACTGGATAGCGTCATGTGCGGACTCCACATCGCGCGCGAATTGATGGTTCGAGGATCACAACCATGA
- a CDS encoding extracellular solute-binding protein, with the protein MKDINLSRRHVLAGLSGLALSGALPNLARAQSDARIVVQTFPGTWEQAARSVIVPAYAKATKGEVSISPVLAVDALARLAASKNAPPYDVILIDEPAEIVARAQDLLEPLPVAQMPNLAKLPPGLVGKDGYGAMAALQVFGIAYNPRTVKNVPTSWEDLWRPEYKGRVLINGPDTTIGATWMVALAKMHGGSETDLEPAWKALEKLKPNLATIPPNPGAVGPLFQQGQADIAVGFLSVVEPLRARGVDIALAKPKEGWGIVSNIAHLVKGSKNKAQAAAYINTQIDATVQAQLAKEPYYNVPSNRDVAFSGLLAQIAPNLEELLKSRNMNWAPIAAQRRELIDRFNREFRRT; encoded by the coding sequence ATGAAAGACATCAATCTGTCCCGCCGCCACGTGCTGGCCGGCCTGTCCGGCCTGGCGCTCAGCGGTGCGTTGCCCAATCTGGCGCGCGCGCAATCCGACGCACGCATCGTCGTGCAGACCTTCCCCGGCACCTGGGAGCAAGCCGCGCGCAGCGTCATCGTGCCGGCCTACGCCAAGGCCACGAAGGGGGAAGTCAGCATCAGCCCCGTGCTGGCGGTGGATGCGCTTGCGCGTCTGGCGGCGTCCAAGAACGCCCCGCCCTACGACGTGATCCTGATCGACGAACCCGCCGAAATCGTGGCGCGCGCCCAGGACCTGCTGGAACCGTTGCCCGTCGCACAGATGCCCAACCTGGCCAAGCTACCGCCCGGCCTGGTCGGCAAGGACGGCTACGGCGCCATGGCCGCGCTGCAGGTCTTCGGCATCGCCTACAACCCGCGCACCGTGAAGAACGTGCCGACGTCCTGGGAAGACCTGTGGCGTCCCGAATACAAGGGCCGCGTCCTGATCAACGGACCCGACACCACGATCGGCGCGACGTGGATGGTGGCGCTCGCCAAAATGCACGGCGGCAGCGAGACGGACCTGGAGCCGGCCTGGAAAGCCCTGGAAAAGCTCAAGCCCAACCTCGCCACCATTCCGCCCAACCCCGGCGCGGTGGGGCCGCTGTTCCAGCAGGGGCAGGCCGACATCGCCGTCGGATTCCTCAGCGTCGTCGAGCCGCTGCGCGCGCGCGGCGTGGACATCGCGCTGGCCAAGCCGAAGGAAGGCTGGGGCATCGTCAGCAACATCGCGCACCTGGTCAAAGGCTCGAAGAACAAGGCGCAGGCTGCCGCCTACATCAACACCCAGATCGATGCCACGGTGCAGGCGCAGCTTGCGAAGGAGCCCTACTACAACGTGCCGAGCAACCGCGATGTGGCTTTCTCCGGGCTGCTGGCGCAGATCGCGCCCAACCTGGAAGAACTGCTCAAGTCGCGCAATATGAACTGGGCGCCTATCGCGGCCCAGCGTCGCGAACTGATCGACCGCTTCAACCGCGAGTTCCGGCGTACCTGA
- a CDS encoding polysaccharide deacetylase family protein produces the protein MNERVLPRDLHGYNGNPPRARFPHGAAVAVSLAVNFEEGAEWTIADGDATAERVAEIHSVVPAGRWDQGTEQQFAYGMRAGIWRILDALEQHKRPATFYMCGRAVERSPEIARRIVQAGHEAACHGWRWRPHADYPDRETEHADLRRCVAVMREVTGTAPAGFFCRGSESPWTRGLLREEGFLYTSNGLDDDLPYWAAADAEGDRPLLVLPYAFDSNDMKFFHPNGFVRADDMVDYVRDAIEVLLDEGRRGVPKLLNIGLHLRIVGRPGRFAAVKRILDLLDSYGDEVWTPRRIDLAHYWQEHFPAR, from the coding sequence ATGAACGAGCGCGTGCTACCCCGCGATCTGCATGGCTATAACGGCAATCCACCGCGAGCCCGCTTTCCCCACGGCGCCGCCGTCGCCGTTTCGCTGGCCGTGAATTTCGAAGAAGGCGCCGAGTGGACCATCGCCGACGGCGATGCCACCGCCGAACGCGTCGCAGAAATCCATAGCGTCGTGCCCGCCGGCCGCTGGGACCAGGGCACCGAACAGCAATTCGCGTATGGCATGCGTGCCGGCATCTGGCGCATCCTGGACGCGCTGGAACAGCACAAGCGCCCCGCCACGTTCTATATGTGCGGCCGCGCCGTCGAACGCTCGCCGGAGATCGCGCGCCGCATCGTGCAGGCCGGACACGAGGCCGCCTGCCATGGCTGGCGCTGGCGTCCGCACGCGGACTATCCCGACCGCGAGACCGAACACGCCGACCTGCGGCGCTGCGTGGCAGTGATGCGTGAGGTCACCGGAACAGCGCCCGCGGGCTTCTTCTGCCGTGGCAGCGAAAGCCCCTGGACGCGCGGGCTGCTGCGCGAGGAAGGCTTTCTCTATACGAGCAACGGCCTGGACGACGACCTGCCCTACTGGGCCGCCGCCGACGCAGAGGGCGATCGTCCCCTGCTGGTCCTCCCCTACGCCTTCGACAGCAACGACATGAAGTTCTTCCACCCCAATGGATTCGTCCGCGCCGACGACATGGTCGACTACGTCAGGGACGCCATCGAGGTGTTGCTGGACGAGGGCCGCCGTGGCGTGCCCAAGCTGCTGAATATCGGCCTGCATCTGCGCATCGTCGGCCGCCCCGGGCGCTTTGCCGCCGTCAAACGCATCCTGGATCTGCTGGATAGCTATGGCGACGAGGTCTGGACGCCTCGCCGCATCGACCTGGCCCACTACTGGCAGGAACATTTTCCCGCGCGCTAA